Within the Longimicrobiaceae bacterium genome, the region AAGACCATCACGCCGCACACGAAGTTCAAGGCCGAGGTCTACGTGCTGACGAAGGAAGAGGGGGGGCGGCACACGCCGTTCTTCAACGGCTACCGGCCGCAGTTCTACTTCCGCACGACGGACGTGACGGGGACGGCCAACCTGCCCGAGGGGGTGGAGATGGTCATGCCGGGCGACAACGTGCAGATGAGCGTGGAGCTGATCACGCCCATCGCCATGGAGAAGGAGCTGCGCTTCGCCATCCGCGAGGGCGGCCGCACCGTCGGCGCCGGCGTCGTCACCGAGATCGTCGAGTAACGATCAATCCCGGCAGGCGGCGGCCGGCTGACGCCGGACCGCCGCCTGCCGTACGCTGATAGGAGTCACAGCCATGCGCGACAAGATCATCCTCGCCTGCACCGAGTGCAAGGAGAGGAACTACCACAAGACGAAGAACAAGCGGCTCCACCCGGAGCGCGTGGAGTACGCGAAGTACTGCCCGCGGTGCAACAAGCACCAGCCGCACAAGGAAACCAAGTAGTCGCAGCAGCTCCGGCGGGCGGTGGCGCGGGGGAAGGGCGCTGGGTCCAGGCCCTTCTTTTCGTCCCGGCCTGCTCCTGAAACGTACATCGTACCCCCCTTGCCCGCGCATGGCTGAGACGACCCGCACCAGCGCCGTCGACTTCTTCGGAGAGGTCCGCGACGAGATCAAGAAGGTGACCTGGCCCGACCGGGAGCAGCTCCGGGAGTCCACGGTCGTCATCGTCATCTTCGTCGCGATCGTCGCGGCCACCATCTTCGTGATGGACTGGCTCGCACGCATCGGGCTCGAGCTGATCGCATCGCTGGTCGGAGGCTGACCGGATGGGCGAGGCGAAGTGGTACGCGATCCAGACGTACTCCGGGCATGAGAACAAGGTCCAGCGGCTGATCCAGCGCCGGATCGACGAGGAGCAGGGCGAGCCCGAGGAGAAGCAGATCCAGGAGGTGCTCGTCCCCACCCAGGAGGCCGTCGAGATCCGGAACGGGAAGCGGGTGAACGTCACCCGCCGCCTCTACCCCGGGTACGTGCTGGTGAAGATGGTGTACAACCAGCGCAACGCGCACCTGGTGAACAGCATCCAGGGGGTGCTCAAGTTCCTCGGAACCGGCGCCGAGCCGCAGCCCCTGGGCGAGGAAGAGCTCGCCAAGATCCTGGGGCAGGAGACGGAGACGGCGGCGGTCGCGGAGGACGTGGCCGAGCCGATCCCCTTCACCTCGGGTCAGGTCGTCGAGGTCATCGAGGGACCGTTCAACGACTTCAGCGGGACGGTGCAGGAGGTCTACCCCGACAAGGGGAAGGTCAAGGTCGAGGTGTCGCTCTTCGGCCGCCCCACCAGCATCGAGCTGGACTACACGCAGCTAAAGGGTTACTGAGGCCGAGCCATGGCGAAGAAAGTCACCGGATTCATCAAGCTCCAGGTTCCCGCCGGGGCCGCCAACCCCGCGCCGCCCGTCGGGCCCGCGCTGGGTCAGCACGGCGTGAACATCATGGAGTTCTGCAAGCAGTTCAACGCGCGGACCCAGGGTCAGCCCGGGATGATCATCCCGGTCGAGATCACGGTGTACGCCGACCGCTCCTTCACCTTCATCACCAAGACCCCGCCCGCGGCGGTCCTGCTGAAGAAGGCGGCGGGGCTCCAGAGCGGCTCCGCGACGTCCAACCGGACCAAGGTCGGCACGGTGACCCGCGACCAGGTCCGGCAGATCGCCGAGACCAAGATGCCCGACCTGAACGCGGTCGACGTCGAGGGCGCGATGCGGCAGATCGCCGGCACCGCGCGCTCCATGGGGATCGAGATCACGGACTGAGGCGGGAGTTTCGCGGACGCGGCGGGGGAGCGCTCCCGCCCTCCCGCGCGAGGCCACGGCCGAGCGAGGAGCCGCGTCCGGGTCCAGGCACCACCGCCTGCGTTGGGCGACGCACGGTGGGAGGACCGGTCAGCAGAATCGCCTGAGGGGGTACATGCCTAAGCACGGAAAGAAGTTCCGCGAGGCACAGACCCGCGTTCCCGATGGGTCGACGTTCGAGCCCGGCCAGGCCGTCATCCTGGTGAAGGACCTGTCCTTCGCCAAGTTCGACGAAACGGTCGAGGTCGCCGTCCGCCTGGGCGTCGATCCGCGTCACGCGGACCAGATCGTCCGCGGGGCCGTCGTCCTGCCCCACGGCACCGGGAAGACCGCCCGCGTGCTCGTGATCGCGCAGGGCGACAAGGCGCGGGAAGCGGAGGAAGCGGGCGCCGACTTCATCGGCACCGAGTATGTGCAGAAGATCAAGGACGGGTGGCTCGACTTCGACGTGGTGGTCGCCACGCCGGACGTCATGGGCCAGGTCGGACAGCTCGGGCGGATCCTGGGTCCGCGCGGCCTGATGCCGACGCCCAAGGCCGGCACGGTGACCTTCGACGTCGCCCGCGCCGTTCGCGAGATCAAGGCGGGTAAGATCGAGTTCCGCGTGGACCGCACGGGGAACGTCCATGCGCCGATCGGCCGGGTCTCGTTCCAGCCCGAGCAGCTGGAGGAGAACCTGGCGGCGTTCATGGACACCGTGATCCGCGCGAAGCCGAGCGCCGCCAAGGGACAGTACGTCCGGAGCGTGACGGTGTCCAGCACCATGGGACCCGGGGTGGCGGTCGATTCCAACCTCTACCGGCGGGGCTGATCCATGAAGAAGGAACTCAAGACAGCCGTCATCGAAGACCTCAACCAGAGGCTCGACGGGGCGAGCGCGTTCTACCTGACGGACTTCACGGGGATGAACGTGAAGCAGATCACCGAGTTCCGCTCCCGCCTGCGCAAGCAGGGGGTGGAGTACGTGGTGGTCAAGAACACGCTGGCCCAGCGGGCGCTGACCGGGATGGAGCTCCCGGACATCGCGGGCTTCTTCAGCGGGCCCACCGGCCTGGTGATCGGCCGCGAGGACGCCGTGGGCGCCGCCAAGGTCCTGACCGACTTCGCAAAGGAGTTCGGCGACCGGCCCGCCATCAAGGTGGGAGTGGTGGATGGCAAGGCCTTCGACGCCGACCAGGTGCGGAAGCTTGCCGCCATGCCGCCGCGGGAAGTCCTCCTCGCGCAGATCGCGGGCGGGCTCCAGGCGCCGATGGCGCGCCTGGCCGGCGGGATGAGCCAGCTGCTCGCGGGGTTCGCGCGGGCGGTGGATGCGCTTCGCCAGCAGCGCGAGGGCGCTGGATCGTAACTCGCGCCCGACAGCAGGCGCTTTCCCGGCCGAGGCGGGCCCGGCCCGCCGGTCGAATACCCTGGTTTCACCTTCGTACGTACTACAAATAGGAGCCCAAAATGGCGACCACGCTTTCCCGTGACGAGCTTCTCGACGCGATCAGCAACATGACCGTCCTCGAGCTCTCCGAGTTCGTGAAGGCCTTCGAGGAGAAGTTCGGTGTGACCGCGGCGGCCCCGGTGGCCGCTGCCGCGCCCGCCGCCGGTGGTGGCGCCGCCGCCCCCGCCGCCGAGGAGCAGACCGAGTTCGACGTCGTGCTCGTCGGTGCCGGCGAGAAGAAGATCCAGGTCATCAAGGTGGTGCGCGAGCTCACCGGCCTGGGCCTCAAGGAGGCCAAGGACCTGGTGGACGGCGCCCCCAAGACGGTCAAGGAGGGCGTGTCCAAGGACGACGCCGCGGCGATGAAGGCCAAGCTCGAGGAGCAGGGCGCCGCCGTCGAGCTGAAGTAGGACTGAACCTCGTCCGGTCGGAGGGCCTCCAGGGGGAGAAATCTGCCTGGAGGCCCTTCGGGTCGGTCGCGGAGGGGTCGCCGGTCTCCCAGCGGGCATGCCCGCGGCGGCGGTCCCGGCTCAGTCCCTTCAGCCGGACGGCTCATGACGCGCAGGCCGCTCTACATACCCGGACGATACGTCACCCCGCCGAGGTGTTCGGTTGGGGGTGTTTGCGCTTCCGATCTTTTCCACGCTCGCTAAGAGGGAGACCCACTTGGCAACGCTAGACAAATCGATTGTCTCCTTCGCCAAGCTCACGTCGGGGATGGAGCTTCCGAACCTCCTCGACGTGCAGCTACGCGCATTCGAGACACTCCTGCAGACGGACGCGGCCGCCCGTGAACGGGAGGACGTCGGCCTGGAGCGGGTCTTCAACGAGATCTTCCCCATCAGCGACGTGAACGGGAACTTCTCGCTGGAGTTCGTCCGCTACACGCTGGGTGAGCCGAAGTACGACATGGAAGAGTGCATGGAGCGCGACATGACGTACGCCGCTCCGCTCAAGGCCACTCTCCGGCTGGTCGTGTGGGAGGACGCGGGGGACGAGCGCCGCCCGAAGGACATCATCGAGAAGGAGGTCTACCTGGGGGACCTGCCGGTCCTGACCCCCCTGGGCACCTTCATCATCAACGGCGCCGAGCGGGTGATCGTGTCGCAGCTGCACCGCTCCCCGGGCGTGGTGTTCGAAGAGAACACCCACCCCAACGGGTCGAAGCTGTTCAGCGCGCGCATCATCCCGTTCCGCGGCTCGTGGGTCGAGTTCACCATCGACATCCACGACGTCATCGCCGTCCACATCGACAAGAAGAAGAAGTTCCCGGCCACCGCGCTGCTGCGCGCCGTCGGGTACTCCCGGGACGCCGACATCCTGGACATCTTCTTCGGCCGCGAGCGCATCGCGCTCGGGGGGCTGGAGCGCGAGGGGTCCCGCGAGAGCCGCCGCGGCGAGACCTTCCACGGCTTCCTGGCCGAGGACGTCCTGGACCCGGGCGTCGTCGGTCCCGAGGGCCCGCGCCTGTACCGGGACATCGTGCTCCCCGGCACCGGCGAGGTGGTGGAGCGCGGCACCCGGCTCACCCAGGAGGTGGTCGACACGCTCCGCGGGGCGGGGGTCGCCTCCTTCCCGGTCACTTCCGCGAACCTGCTGGCGCGCGCGGGCGACGAGCTCGGCGCGGACCTGCTGGGCCGGCTGCTCCGCGCGGGCGTGGAGGAGGTCGCCGTCTTCCGCTCCGGGCAGCACGGCGGCACCACCCTGCGCGCCACGCTGGCCAAGGACCCCACCCGGGGCACGCTGGACTCGCTCTTCGCGATCCACAACCTGATCCGCCCGGGGACCGCCCCCGCGCCGGACGCGTGGACCGAGGACGAGTACTTCGAGGCCGGCGACCAGATCATGCACGTCGCCGACTTCCTCGACGCCTGGGCCGAGCGCGACTCCGGCCCCTCCGACCTGGTCGCGCGCGACTCGCAGCGCTCCGCCGAGGAGCGGATGATCCGCTTCGCCCAGGAGCGCGGGATCCGCTACGTCTGGGAGAGCCTGCGCGACGAGCGCGCCGAGAAGACCGGCCGCCCCAGCCGCGTGCTGGTGTACGAGCTGAACCGGGTGGTGCAGGTCTACACCGCCGTGTGGCGCCTCCTCTTCCAGCCGCGGGCCTCGCTGGTGGTGGCCGGCGCGCTGGCCGGCGACAGCGCCGGGGCCCGCTCCGACTACAGCGAGTACACCGAGGAGTCGCTCAACAAGCGCTACGACCTGGGCCGCGTGGGGCGGTACAAGATCAACCAGCGCCTGGTGGACGCCTTCGGGGCGCTCGGCTTCGCCACGCCGCCGGCGGGGATGACCGCGCTCACCGCGCAGGACGTCCTGGCGATCCTGCACCAGCTCGTGGAGCTCCACGAGGGCCGCGGCGGGACGGACGACATCGACCACCTGGGGAACCGGCGCGTCCGCTCCGTGGGCGAGCTGATCGCCAACCAGTTCTCCGTGGGCCTGTCCCGCATGGCGCGGCTGGTCCGCGAGCGCATGTCGATCGTGTCCGACGCGGACAAGATCAACATCGACGACCTTGTCAACGCGCGGACGGTCTCCGCGGTGATCCAGCAGTTCTTCGGGTCGTCGCAGCTCAGCCAGTTCATGGACCAGACGAACCCGCTGGCCGAGATGACGCACAAGCGGCGTCTCTCCGCGCTGGGGCCGGGCGGTCTGACCCGCGAGCGCGCCGGCTTCGAAGTGCGCGACGTGCACTACTCGCACTACGGGCGCATGTGCCCGATCGAGACGCCGGAAGGCCCGAACATCGGGCTGATCAACTCGCTGACCACCTACTCGCGGATCAACGACCTCGGCTTCATCGAGACCCCGTACCGCAAGGTGGTGCGCGCGGTGGTCCGCTACCCCTCGCGCGTGAAGCTGACCGAGGCCGCGCGCGTGGTGATCGGCGAGCGCGCCAAGGTGTTCGCCAAGAAGGGCGAGGAGATCGACGCCGAGCGCGGGCGCGAGGTGTTCCGGCAGATGATCGTCGGGGCGGAGCTGGCCGAGGACGTGCTCGACTGGAGCACCCTCTTCCCGCGGATGATGGCCGCCGAGGTCCCGCAGACCGACTGGGACGAGGAGGTGCTCCGCCTCCCGGTGCTCGCCCGCCGCGGCGAGCGGATCACCGAGGAGCTGGCCGCACGCATCGCCGAGCAGCCGGTGAACCTGGTCCGCGTGGTGTCGCGGCGCGCCGGGGCCGCCGCGCGCGGCGTCGCCCCCGAGGCGATCCGCAACCCCATCTCGCTCCCGGTGCGGGTCTTCCAGCCGCGCTCCGCGGCGGTGCTCGCCGTCCCGGGGATGGTGCTCACGGAAGAGGTGGCCGAGCGGCTGTACACCCTCCAGCTCGAGGGGCTCGCGCCCATCGTGGACGAGGACGCCGACACGCCGGACGCGGTGGGGCTGGACTTCACCAACGGCGCCCCGGCGCTCACCGCCGAGACCGACGTGGGCCGCTACTCGCTGACCGCGGCCTCGGACCTGACGCTCGTCACCCCCGTGGTGACGCGGATCGTCGCGTGGCTCTCCGCCAACGAGGAGGAGAACTCCCGGATCGCCCAGGCCAACGCGCCGCTGGACCCGGGGAGCTCGTTCGTCAACGAGTTCGTGCTGTGCCGCGAGCGGGGCGACTTCCCGCTCCTGCGTCCGGACGAGATCGACTTCATGGACGTGGCCCCGGACCAGCTGGTGTCCGTGGCCGCGGCGCTGATCCCGTTCCTGGAGCACGACGACGCGAACCGCGCGCTCATGGGCTCCAACATGCAGCGGCAGGCGGTCCCGCTCCTCTTCCCGGCCGCCCCGCTGGTGGGCACCGGGCTGGAGTCGGTGGTCGCTGCGGACTCGGGCTCCGTCGTGGTGGCGCGGCGCGCCGGGATCGTGCGCGAGGTCACGGCCGACCACATCGTGGTCGACGCCGGGATGGCGGGCGCGCCGAACTCCGACGAGCCGCTGCGGCGCCTCGCGCAGTTCGACCGCTACCGCATGAAGAAGTACTGGCGGACCAACCAGGACACCGCCATCAACCAGCGCCCGCTGGTCCACAAGGGGCAGCAGGTGGCGAAGGGCCAGCCGCTGGCCGACGGCGCCTCCACCGAGAACGGGGAGCTGGCGCTCGGGCGGAACCTGCTGGTGGCGTTCATGCCCTGGTACGGCCACAACTTCGAGGACGCCATCGTCCTTTCGGAGAAGCTGGTCAAGGACGACGTCTACACCTCCATCCACATCCAGGAGCTGGAGCTCCAGGTCCGCGACACCAAGCGGGGGATGGAGGAGATCACGCGCGAGATCCCCAACGTCGCCGAGGAGTCGCTGGTGGACCTCGACGAGCGCGGGATCGTGCGGATCGGCGCCCGGGTGAAGGCGGGCGACATCCTGGTCGGCAAGATCACCCCGAAGGGCGAGACGGAGCTTTCTCCCGAGGAGAAGCTGCTGACCGCCATCTTCGGCGAGAAGGCAAAGGACGTGAAGGACTCGTCGCTCAAGGTCCCGCCCGGCGTGGAGGGGACGGTGATCGACGTGAAGATCTTCTCCCGCCGCATCGACGACCCGATCCTGGAGAAGGAGCGCGGCGAGAAGATCGGCGACCTGCGCTCCAACGAGCGCGGCGAGATCCTGCGCATCTCCGAGGCGCGCGACGAGGAGATCAAGGAGCTGATCCGCGGCAAGACCGTGGCGCTCTTCCTCAAGCGCGGCACGGTGGAGCCCTTCTTCAACGAGGGGACCGAGCTGACCGACGAGGTGACGGACGCCCTGGACCTGTCCGAGGTGGACCTGACCACGCTCAAGGTCACCGACCGCCCGACCAACGAGCTGCTCCGCCGCCTGATCGACGAGAGCAAGCGCCGCATCGAGCGGGTCCGCCAGAAGACCGAGGACCAGATCGACAAGGTGTTCCAGCCGGACGAGCTCCCGCCGGGGGTGGTCCAGCTGGTGAAGGTCTACCTGGCCGAGAAGCGCAAGATCTCGGTCGGCGACAAGATGGCCGGCCGCCACGGGAACAAGGGCATCATCGCCCGCATCGTCCCCGAGGAGGACATGCCGTTCCTCCCGGACGGCACCCCGGTGGACGTCTGCCTCAACCCGCTCGGCGTGCCGAGCCGCATGAACGTGGGGCAGATCCTGGAGACCCACCTGGGGTGGGCGGCGCGCGTCCTGGGCTTCGAGGCCAAGACGCCGGTGTTCCAGGGAGCCTCCGAGGACGAGATCGGCGCGATGAT harbors:
- the rplL gene encoding 50S ribosomal protein L7/L12, producing MATTLSRDELLDAISNMTVLELSEFVKAFEEKFGVTAAAPVAAAAPAAGGGAAAPAAEEQTEFDVVLVGAGEKKIQVIKVVRELTGLGLKEAKDLVDGAPKTVKEGVSKDDAAAMKAKLEEQGAAVELK
- the nusG gene encoding transcription termination/antitermination protein NusG yields the protein MGEAKWYAIQTYSGHENKVQRLIQRRIDEEQGEPEEKQIQEVLVPTQEAVEIRNGKRVNVTRRLYPGYVLVKMVYNQRNAHLVNSIQGVLKFLGTGAEPQPLGEEELAKILGQETETAAVAEDVAEPIPFTSGQVVEVIEGPFNDFSGTVQEVYPDKGKVKVEVSLFGRPTSIELDYTQLKGY
- the rpmG gene encoding 50S ribosomal protein L33, with the translated sequence MRDKIILACTECKERNYHKTKNKRLHPERVEYAKYCPRCNKHQPHKETK
- the rplA gene encoding 50S ribosomal protein L1 encodes the protein MPKHGKKFREAQTRVPDGSTFEPGQAVILVKDLSFAKFDETVEVAVRLGVDPRHADQIVRGAVVLPHGTGKTARVLVIAQGDKAREAEEAGADFIGTEYVQKIKDGWLDFDVVVATPDVMGQVGQLGRILGPRGLMPTPKAGTVTFDVARAVREIKAGKIEFRVDRTGNVHAPIGRVSFQPEQLEENLAAFMDTVIRAKPSAAKGQYVRSVTVSSTMGPGVAVDSNLYRRG
- the secE gene encoding preprotein translocase subunit SecE, with the protein product MAETTRTSAVDFFGEVRDEIKKVTWPDREQLRESTVVIVIFVAIVAATIFVMDWLARIGLELIASLVGG
- the rplJ gene encoding 50S ribosomal protein L10; this translates as MKKELKTAVIEDLNQRLDGASAFYLTDFTGMNVKQITEFRSRLRKQGVEYVVVKNTLAQRALTGMELPDIAGFFSGPTGLVIGREDAVGAAKVLTDFAKEFGDRPAIKVGVVDGKAFDADQVRKLAAMPPREVLLAQIAGGLQAPMARLAGGMSQLLAGFARAVDALRQQREGAGS
- the tuf gene encoding elongation factor Tu (EF-Tu; promotes GTP-dependent binding of aminoacyl-tRNA to the A-site of ribosomes during protein biosynthesis; when the tRNA anticodon matches the mRNA codon, GTP hydrolysis results; the inactive EF-Tu-GDP leaves the ribosome and release of GDP is promoted by elongation factor Ts; many prokaryotes have two copies of the gene encoding EF-Tu) produces the protein KTITPHTKFKAEVYVLTKEEGGRHTPFFNGYRPQFYFRTTDVTGTANLPEGVEMVMPGDNVQMSVELITPIAMEKELRFAIREGGRTVGAGVVTEIVE
- the rplK gene encoding 50S ribosomal protein L11 translates to MAKKVTGFIKLQVPAGAANPAPPVGPALGQHGVNIMEFCKQFNARTQGQPGMIIPVEITVYADRSFTFITKTPPAAVLLKKAAGLQSGSATSNRTKVGTVTRDQVRQIAETKMPDLNAVDVEGAMRQIAGTARSMGIEITD